A single genomic interval of Cellvibrio sp. PSBB023 harbors:
- the potC gene encoding spermidine/putrescine ABC transporter permease PotC — MAPIFRWGFMGLILTLIYIPILVLVVNSFNASKYGIKWGGFTFKWYEKFWNNDGLMTAALNSLTVSIVAATVATIIGTLAAVALHRYQFKGKALLSSMVFVSMLTPEIVMAISLLIVFMALGIKLGFVSLVIGHITFCLPFVIVAVYSRLKGFDMKMLEAARDLGASESRIFWKIILPLALPAVAAGWLLSFTLSLDDVIVSAFVTGPGYEILPLKVYSMVRVGVSPEVNAISTILLVVSLVLVIVSQLLLREDK; from the coding sequence ATGGCTCCGATTTTTAGATGGGGTTTTATGGGGCTGATCCTGACCCTGATTTATATCCCCATTTTGGTGCTGGTCGTGAACTCATTTAATGCATCCAAGTACGGCATTAAATGGGGCGGCTTTACCTTCAAATGGTATGAGAAGTTCTGGAATAACGATGGTTTAATGACCGCTGCACTGAATTCGCTGACCGTTTCCATTGTGGCAGCAACAGTCGCGACAATTATTGGCACGCTTGCTGCTGTGGCATTACATCGCTATCAGTTCAAAGGCAAGGCGTTGCTGTCGTCGATGGTGTTCGTGAGCATGCTGACGCCCGAGATAGTCATGGCGATTTCACTGCTGATTGTTTTTATGGCGCTGGGCATCAAACTGGGTTTTGTCTCCCTGGTCATCGGGCACATCACCTTTTGTTTGCCGTTTGTCATAGTGGCGGTTTATTCGCGCCTCAAAGGCTTTGACATGAAAATGCTGGAAGCGGCGCGCGATTTGGGTGCCAGTGAAAGCAGGATTTTCTGGAAGATTATCCTGCCCTTGGCATTACCGGCAGTAGCAGCAGGTTGGCTGTTGAGTTTTACCCTGTCATTGGATGACGTGATTGTCAGCGCATTTGTCACCGGGCCCGGTTATGAAATATTACCGCTCAAGGTTTACTCCATGGTGCGTGTGGGTGTATCCCCGGAAGTGAATGCGATATCAACAATCTTGCTTGTGGTATCTCTGGTTCTGGTTATTGTTTCCCAACTTCTTTTACGTGAGGATAAATAA
- a CDS encoding extracellular solute-binding protein produces MKKWLALAAALVITGCSEKSDTPATADTAAAAPAGPQKVVIYNWTEYIPAEVLDAFTKETGIQVEYATYESNEAMYAKIKLMDGKGYDIAVPSTFYVEKMRKEGLIQPIKKDLLSNYGNLDANMMNKPYDPNNDFSVPYLWGATSIAVNGNDVDASQITKWADLWKPEYAGKLMIMDDVRDNFYVGLRVAGFQNNSTNEEEIKAAYEKLKALWPSIKVINSDSPKTPLIQGNVSIGAIWNGEAYMAQQEMDNLQYIYPEEGAVLWVDSFVIPKGAANLENAHKFIDFMLRAESAKAAIEELGYAAPNTAGIALLDEDLRNNKTVFPAAEDIAKGSFHQDLGDTVLIYEKYWELLKAGQ; encoded by the coding sequence ATGAAAAAATGGTTGGCCTTGGCCGCAGCCCTAGTAATCACCGGATGTTCAGAAAAATCCGACACCCCGGCAACTGCCGATACTGCCGCCGCCGCACCGGCCGGCCCGCAAAAAGTGGTGATTTACAACTGGACTGAATATATCCCGGCAGAAGTGTTAGACGCCTTCACCAAAGAAACCGGTATTCAGGTGGAATATGCCACTTACGAAAGCAACGAGGCGATGTACGCCAAAATCAAATTGATGGACGGCAAGGGTTACGATATCGCCGTACCATCCACCTTCTATGTAGAGAAAATGCGCAAAGAAGGTCTGATCCAGCCGATCAAAAAAGACTTGTTGTCCAATTACGGCAACCTCGACGCCAACATGATGAACAAGCCTTACGATCCCAACAATGACTTCAGCGTTCCTTACCTCTGGGGTGCTACGTCCATTGCAGTTAATGGCAACGATGTTGATGCCAGCCAAATCACCAAATGGGCCGATTTGTGGAAGCCGGAATACGCTGGCAAATTGATGATCATGGATGACGTGCGCGACAACTTCTATGTGGGTCTGCGCGTTGCTGGTTTCCAAAACAACAGCACCAATGAAGAGGAAATCAAAGCGGCTTACGAGAAGTTAAAAGCCCTGTGGCCAAGCATCAAGGTGATTAACTCTGACTCGCCCAAAACGCCATTGATCCAAGGCAACGTGAGCATTGGCGCCATCTGGAACGGCGAAGCCTATATGGCTCAGCAAGAAATGGACAACCTCCAGTACATCTATCCTGAAGAGGGTGCGGTATTGTGGGTAGATAGCTTTGTTATTCCAAAAGGCGCTGCCAACTTGGAAAATGCGCACAAGTTCATCGATTTCATGCTGCGCGCGGAAAGTGCCAAAGCCGCTATCGAAGAATTGGGCTATGCCGCACCGAACACGGCGGGTATCGCACTGCTGGATGAAGATTTGCGCAACAATAAAACCGTATTCCCCGCCGCGGAAGATATTGCCAAAGGCAGTTTCCACCAAGACCTGGGCGACACGGTATTGATCTACGAAAAATACTGGGAACTGTTGAAAGCCGGCCAATAA
- the hemC gene encoding hydroxymethylbilane synthase, protein MSYSLSRPLRIATRKSLLALWQAEYVKAELEKHHPGLVVELVPLTSRGDKILDVPLAKVGGKGLFVKELETALLEGDADIAVHSMKDVPMEFPEGLGLPVICPREDARDAFVSNRFASLDALPQGAVVGTSSLRRQCQLLAARPDLQIKFLRGNVQTRLQKLDDGEYDAIILAAAGLIRLALGERIRSYIEPELSLPAGGQGAVGIECRMDDLAVIELLKPLHHRTTAEQVSAERAMNRRLQGGCQVPIACYALHRADQLWLRGLVGAPDGSQMLFDEISGPVADAEQMGIALADRLLAAGADKILAAVYADAE, encoded by the coding sequence ATGTCTTATTCTTTATCGCGCCCATTGCGCATTGCTACCCGTAAAAGCCTGCTGGCGCTTTGGCAGGCTGAATATGTCAAAGCCGAATTGGAAAAACACCATCCGGGCCTTGTGGTTGAGTTGGTGCCCCTTACCAGTCGGGGTGACAAAATTCTCGACGTTCCCCTCGCTAAAGTGGGCGGCAAGGGCTTGTTTGTCAAAGAGCTGGAAACCGCGCTGCTGGAAGGTGATGCCGATATTGCCGTGCACTCCATGAAAGATGTGCCTATGGAGTTCCCGGAGGGCTTGGGCTTGCCGGTGATCTGCCCCCGCGAAGATGCGCGCGATGCCTTTGTCTCCAATCGGTTTGCCTCGCTTGATGCGCTGCCGCAAGGTGCGGTGGTGGGAACATCCAGCTTGCGTCGCCAATGCCAACTGCTCGCGGCTCGCCCCGATTTACAGATCAAATTCCTGCGCGGCAATGTGCAGACGCGCCTGCAAAAACTAGATGATGGTGAATACGATGCGATTATCCTCGCTGCCGCTGGCTTGATCCGGCTTGCATTGGGCGAGCGCATCCGAAGCTATATTGAGCCCGAACTCAGCTTGCCCGCCGGTGGGCAAGGGGCGGTGGGGATCGAATGCCGTATGGATGACCTTGCGGTTATTGAATTGCTCAAACCCTTACACCATCGCACTACCGCAGAGCAGGTCAGTGCTGAGCGCGCCATGAATCGTCGCCTGCAGGGCGGCTGTCAGGTACCTATAGCCTGTTATGCACTGCATCGCGCTGACCAATTGTGGCTGCGCGGTTTGGTGGGCGCACCCGATGGCAGCCAGATGTTATTTGATGAGATCAGTGGCCCGGTGGCCGACGCCGAGCAAATGGGCATTGCCCTTGCCGACCGACTGCTCGCCGCCGGTGCCGATAAAATCCTCGCTGCCGTCTACGCCGACGCTGAATAA
- a CDS encoding uroporphyrinogen-III synthase, which yields MLLPSAPCVVITRLQAQADVWAAELQALGFSSRRLPLLELRPVQGETQQRAIKNHILDFDLYQKVIFVSQNAVEYGMAWLDDYWPQLPIGIDYFAVGATTAKKLASYGIAVTDLAVSEQGGMTSEDLLRAPQLQAVNGDKILIFRGMGGRGHLAEALRERGAWVEYCELYERLIPADASADLQQLVADVGANHSAILALHSGESLQNLLTLAAEANALTQLQTLPVLVPSARIAQAASAAGFHTVITAENATDHAMSAALLNYCGVPDGAKPLP from the coding sequence ATGCTGTTACCATCTGCCCCCTGCGTTGTGATTACCCGCCTGCAAGCGCAAGCGGATGTTTGGGCGGCCGAGCTGCAGGCCCTGGGTTTTAGCAGCCGCCGTTTGCCGTTACTGGAGTTGCGTCCGGTGCAGGGCGAGACGCAGCAGCGCGCGATTAAAAACCACATTCTGGATTTCGATTTGTACCAGAAGGTCATTTTTGTCAGCCAAAACGCGGTGGAGTATGGCATGGCATGGCTGGATGATTACTGGCCCCAATTGCCTATCGGCATCGACTATTTTGCTGTGGGTGCAACAACGGCCAAAAAGCTCGCGAGTTACGGTATCGCTGTTACCGATCTGGCGGTGAGCGAACAGGGCGGCATGACCAGCGAGGACTTATTGCGCGCACCGCAGTTACAGGCAGTAAACGGCGATAAAATACTGATTTTTCGCGGTATGGGCGGGCGCGGCCATCTCGCTGAAGCCTTGCGTGAGCGCGGTGCCTGGGTGGAATATTGCGAGCTTTATGAACGCTTGATTCCCGCCGACGCAAGCGCAGACTTACAGCAATTAGTGGCGGATGTAGGAGCAAATCATTCCGCAATACTGGCGCTGCACAGCGGCGAAAGTTTGCAAAACCTATTAACCTTGGCCGCAGAAGCCAATGCGTTGACACAGCTGCAAACACTGCCAGTGTTGGTGCCCAGTGCGCGTATTGCCCAGGCTGCCAGCGCCGCTGGTTTTCACACAGTGATCACCGCAGAAAACGCAACCGATCACGCCATGAGCGCGGCATTACTTAACTATTGTGGTGTTCCTGATGGCGCTAAGCCCTTGCCGTAA
- a CDS encoding uroporphyrinogen-III C-methyltransferase, which translates to MTDIETPSPAAPVNAAPLNPAPVPAKKHTVNFAFLWLFVLLIVAALCAGAWQLLQQGKNQQQLVDSLRVQLEEQVKLFDDRQQALEDSLNKEFIEQQSAIQANLNELAEQVDSNNARVLALSSANRDEWKLQEAQYLLRLADQRILLEQDSQNALALAISADDVLRDIDQADLVGVRKLLAEEIAVLKVAGIIDREGIYLRLSALANQIEAIPFIEPLGTQADVFEDDVVPENETLKQRITRGFYDLLHKLGSYVRVRDHGKTINAVLPPAEQKYLQQNLRLMLEQAQVALLRNEAGIYQESLVKAQNWINQYYTLNEKASAVLQELKALETEVIAPELTNFSNSSAALTEYIAKREKMAAARRGVR; encoded by the coding sequence GTGACTGATATCGAAACCCCAAGCCCAGCCGCACCTGTCAATGCCGCGCCCCTCAACCCAGCGCCAGTGCCAGCCAAAAAACACACGGTCAATTTTGCATTCCTGTGGCTGTTTGTGCTGTTGATTGTGGCTGCGCTCTGCGCAGGTGCCTGGCAATTATTGCAGCAGGGGAAAAATCAGCAGCAGTTGGTGGATAGTTTGCGCGTGCAATTGGAAGAGCAGGTGAAGTTATTTGATGATCGTCAGCAAGCGCTGGAAGATTCGCTGAATAAAGAATTTATCGAGCAGCAATCCGCCATTCAGGCAAATCTGAATGAATTGGCGGAACAAGTAGATAGCAATAATGCGCGTGTGCTGGCGCTGTCCAGTGCCAATCGCGATGAATGGAAATTGCAGGAAGCGCAATATTTATTGCGCTTGGCCGATCAACGTATCCTGCTCGAACAAGACAGCCAAAATGCCCTGGCACTGGCAATTTCAGCGGACGATGTACTGCGCGATATAGACCAGGCTGATTTGGTGGGCGTACGCAAATTGTTGGCCGAGGAAATTGCCGTATTAAAAGTAGCGGGCATTATTGATCGCGAAGGCATCTACTTGCGTTTGTCCGCACTGGCCAATCAAATTGAAGCCATTCCTTTCATTGAGCCTCTGGGCACTCAGGCAGATGTGTTTGAAGATGATGTAGTACCAGAGAATGAAACGCTTAAACAGCGCATCACGCGCGGATTTTATGACTTGCTGCATAAGCTGGGTTCCTATGTGCGCGTACGCGACCACGGCAAAACCATCAACGCAGTATTGCCACCTGCGGAGCAAAAATATTTGCAGCAAAATTTGCGTTTGATGTTGGAGCAGGCGCAAGTCGCACTCTTGCGCAATGAAGCGGGCATCTATCAAGAGAGTTTGGTGAAGGCGCAAAATTGGATTAACCAGTATTACACCCTTAATGAAAAAGCCTCGGCTGTTCTACAAGAATTAAAAGCCTTGGAAACAGAAGTGATTGCCCCTGAGCTGACGAACTTCAGTAACTCGTCTGCAGCGCTGACAGAATATATTGCCAAGCGCGAAAAAATGGCTGCTGCTCGTCGCGGGGTGCGCTAA
- a CDS encoding heme biosynthesis HemY N-terminal domain-containing protein: MRLRLLKALVFLLLAAGLLFLLWRGDGYLLIAYGTKTIEMTLWVAALAVVALYAVLWFARKVLLGSAEMVRRFREIFLFGSVERAQKRAATGMVDYLTGDWLEARKKLLRTLDKVEYPLANYIAAARSSFEMGDEAEADNILDKALTISNSELPVALTRARLHVQAQRYEEAINILKPIDIKMPRQAAVLDLMHHIYIAQKNWRALEDMFPAMRKAKVLSNTEFEALEQLLACEKMNALSEQVKSLLVAERLPALQALWKSYARSLQKNSAVINAYAEALATHYQDQEAEVLVRKALNNQWYDPLVNLYGRLQVKEIHSQVRTLETWLKHRPQDATLLRSMGRVMLRNQQWDLARDYFQRSMNLQACVETAMEMARLMEKMGDHKKSSDLYQQGLLLAEQKK, from the coding sequence ATGAGATTGCGTCTGCTTAAAGCCCTTGTCTTTCTATTACTGGCGGCCGGACTGTTATTTTTACTCTGGCGTGGCGATGGTTATCTGCTTATTGCCTACGGCACCAAAACCATTGAAATGACGCTCTGGGTTGCGGCTCTGGCGGTAGTTGCACTCTATGCCGTGTTATGGTTCGCGCGTAAAGTATTGCTCGGCAGTGCAGAAATGGTACGCCGTTTCCGCGAAATATTTTTGTTTGGCAGTGTGGAGCGCGCCCAAAAACGTGCCGCTACCGGTATGGTGGATTACCTCACCGGCGATTGGTTGGAAGCGCGCAAAAAATTATTACGCACCCTCGATAAAGTGGAATACCCGCTGGCGAATTATATTGCCGCCGCGCGCAGCAGTTTTGAAATGGGCGATGAAGCTGAAGCCGATAATATCCTGGATAAAGCCCTCACGATTAGCAACAGTGAATTGCCCGTGGCACTCACTCGCGCACGTTTGCACGTACAGGCGCAGCGTTACGAAGAAGCAATCAATATTCTCAAACCAATCGATATAAAAATGCCGCGCCAGGCGGCGGTGCTGGATTTAATGCATCACATTTATATTGCGCAAAAAAATTGGCGTGCCTTGGAAGATATGTTCCCGGCGATGCGCAAAGCCAAGGTGTTATCCAATACTGAGTTTGAAGCCTTGGAACAACTGTTGGCCTGCGAAAAAATGAACGCCTTGAGCGAACAGGTTAAATCCTTGTTGGTCGCTGAGCGCTTGCCAGCATTGCAAGCGCTGTGGAAATCCTACGCGCGTAGCTTGCAAAAAAATTCAGCGGTGATTAATGCCTATGCTGAAGCCTTGGCGACACACTATCAGGATCAGGAAGCCGAGGTATTGGTGCGCAAAGCACTCAATAACCAGTGGTACGATCCGCTGGTCAATCTCTATGGTCGCTTGCAGGTGAAAGAAATTCACAGCCAAGTTCGCACCTTGGAAACCTGGCTTAAACACAGACCTCAGGATGCCACGCTGCTGCGCAGCATGGGGCGCGTCATGTTGCGCAACCAGCAGTGGGATCTGGCCCGCGATTATTTCCAGCGCAGCATGAATTTACAGGCCTGTGTTGAAACAGCCATGGAAATGGCGCGGCTGATGGAAAAAATGGGCGACCATAAAAAGAGTTCGGATTTATACCAACAAGGTTTGCTGTTAGCCGAACAGAAAAAATAA
- the pbpC gene encoding penicillin-binding protein 1C, whose amino-acid sequence MHRARMVFSSLVGALVLGVLALHYWPLPQSLTQTPYATMLLARDKSLLGASIATDQQWRFAPVENLPDKYKTSLLLFEDQYFYQHPGINPFALLRALQGNYAAGKVTSGGSTLSMQLARLLRQADYQQHDLPLPMRNVPSKAIEAARALQLEWHFTKDELLIHYASHAPFGGNIVGLRAAAWRYFGRAPENLSWSESALLAVLPNSPALIHPGRQRDKLLHKRNRLLTRLHQQGHFSALDLQLALLEPLPERPAALPNSASHLLATLKKQHHSSALLESTIDATLQRLLNQIAARHSARLANEGAHNLALLLIDHSTMETLAYVGNQPWNNTARFAPDLDLIQRPRSTGSILKPLLYGLMLQSGELTPTRLIPDIPSQFGGYSPRNYDRQFRGAVPAQFALAHSLNIPAVYMLRDYGIGRLQKQLQSMGMSTLFRPADDYGLTLILGGAEGTLWDLTGIYARLAASARDGDIPQAPVTLVKTASAKTLALASIPPVIKQGAAWLTLQALIDVARPGYDNYWRDFSGSQTIAWKTGTSYGLRDAWAIGSNGRYTLGVWVGNADGEPATFLSGQSSAAPVLFDVFDALPKINWFAKPQHALKTISVCDDDGYLAGGQCTAVDTEVPRTSHFAQVTPYHRRIHLDANEQFRVHSQCEAVSNMQSKNWFVLPPAQEFYWRQHHSHYKPLPPWRRDCVANLNQLDDDQPIELLYPQTQSRIYIPMDLDGKRSRAVLKAVHRDSAATLYWHLDDAFIGETRIFHEREVALEPGLHQLVIVDQQGYRLQRRFRVVGKSDQ is encoded by the coding sequence TTGCATCGCGCGCGTATGGTTTTCAGTTCTCTGGTAGGCGCGCTAGTGCTTGGCGTGTTGGCATTGCACTATTGGCCGCTCCCCCAATCCCTCACCCAAACACCCTATGCAACCATGTTGCTCGCACGCGACAAGAGTTTGCTGGGTGCCAGTATCGCCACTGACCAGCAGTGGCGTTTTGCTCCGGTCGAAAACTTGCCGGACAAATACAAAACATCACTGCTGTTATTTGAAGACCAATATTTTTACCAACACCCGGGCATTAATCCGTTTGCATTGTTGCGTGCGTTACAGGGGAATTATGCCGCAGGAAAAGTGACCAGTGGCGGCAGTACACTCAGCATGCAGTTGGCGCGTTTGCTGCGGCAGGCGGATTATCAACAGCATGATTTACCCTTGCCAATGCGCAATGTGCCGAGTAAAGCCATTGAAGCGGCGCGTGCGCTGCAATTGGAATGGCATTTCACCAAAGACGAGTTATTAATTCACTACGCGAGCCATGCGCCCTTTGGCGGCAATATTGTGGGCTTGCGCGCGGCGGCCTGGCGCTACTTTGGGCGTGCGCCGGAAAATCTTTCCTGGTCTGAGTCGGCACTGCTGGCGGTGCTGCCTAATAGTCCCGCGTTAATTCACCCCGGTCGCCAGCGCGATAAGCTATTGCACAAACGCAACCGCTTGTTAACGCGCTTGCATCAACAAGGGCATTTTTCCGCGCTGGATTTGCAACTCGCGCTGCTGGAACCCTTGCCCGAGCGACCGGCAGCGCTGCCCAACAGTGCGTCGCATTTATTGGCGACCTTAAAAAAACAACACCATTCTTCTGCACTGCTTGAATCTACTATCGACGCCACCTTGCAGCGTTTATTAAATCAAATTGCGGCGCGGCACAGTGCGCGCTTGGCGAATGAGGGCGCACATAATCTCGCGCTGTTATTGATTGATCACAGCACTATGGAAACCCTCGCTTATGTGGGCAACCAGCCGTGGAATAATACGGCGCGTTTTGCCCCGGATCTGGATTTAATCCAGCGTCCGCGTTCCACCGGCAGTATTTTAAAACCCTTGCTCTACGGGTTGATGCTGCAATCCGGCGAGCTAACGCCCACGCGTTTAATTCCGGATATTCCCAGCCAGTTTGGCGGCTACAGTCCACGCAATTACGATCGCCAATTTCGCGGCGCAGTGCCGGCGCAATTTGCCTTGGCGCATTCGCTGAACATTCCGGCGGTGTATATGTTGCGCGATTACGGTATCGGGCGTTTGCAAAAACAATTGCAGTCCATGGGCATGAGTACCTTATTTCGCCCGGCGGACGATTATGGACTGACATTAATTTTGGGTGGAGCAGAAGGCACCCTGTGGGATCTCACCGGAATTTATGCGCGCCTCGCGGCCAGCGCACGCGATGGTGATATTCCCCAAGCGCCAGTAACTCTGGTGAAAACGGCATCGGCTAAAACCCTCGCATTAGCTTCCATTCCACCGGTGATTAAACAGGGCGCGGCCTGGTTGACCTTGCAGGCGCTGATCGATGTAGCGCGCCCTGGTTACGATAATTACTGGCGCGATTTTTCCGGCAGTCAAACCATCGCCTGGAAAACCGGCACCAGTTACGGCTTGCGCGATGCCTGGGCGATTGGCAGCAATGGCCGTTATACCCTGGGTGTGTGGGTAGGCAATGCCGATGGTGAACCGGCTACATTTTTAAGTGGGCAGAGCAGTGCTGCGCCGGTGTTATTTGATGTGTTTGATGCGTTGCCTAAAATTAATTGGTTTGCCAAACCGCAACATGCGCTGAAAACCATTTCCGTCTGCGATGATGACGGATATCTCGCGGGAGGGCAGTGCACCGCCGTGGACACTGAAGTGCCGCGCACCAGTCATTTTGCTCAGGTCACGCCCTACCATCGGCGCATTCACCTGGATGCCAACGAACAATTTCGCGTACACAGCCAGTGCGAAGCGGTGAGTAATATGCAATCCAAAAATTGGTTTGTATTGCCACCGGCGCAGGAATTTTATTGGCGCCAACATCACAGCCATTACAAACCACTACCGCCCTGGCGGCGCGATTGCGTCGCCAACCTCAATCAATTGGATGACGATCAGCCTATTGAATTGCTTTATCCGCAAACCCAAAGCCGTATTTATATCCCCATGGATTTGGATGGCAAGCGCAGTCGCGCCGTATTAAAAGCCGTGCACCGCGACTCGGCGGCAACCTTGTATTGGCATCTGGACGATGCCTTTATTGGCGAGACCAGGATTTTTCACGAACGCGAAGTGGCGCTCGAGCCGGGTTTGCATCAGTTGGTGATTGTGGATCAGCAAGGCTACCGCCTGCAGCGTCGGTTTCGTGTTGTTGGCAAGAGCGATCAATAA
- a CDS encoding SDR family NAD(P)-dependent oxidoreductase, with the protein MSNYLIVGGTRGIGRALVEQLLAQGHSVTLWARTAVDVAGASLVINDPAAQVPDTNGLPEVLDGVVYCPGSINLKPFARLSADDFVQDFHINLLGAVRTLQAVAPLLKKSSNASVVLFSTVAVAMGMPFHASIAASKGAVEGLVKSVAAEWAPAIRVNGIAPSLTNTSLAEKLINSPEKRDAAAKRHPLQDLGEPADIAAMAAFLLSPHARWMTGQIIGMDGGMSVIKS; encoded by the coding sequence GTGAGTAACTATTTAATTGTGGGAGGCACCCGTGGCATTGGCCGCGCCCTGGTAGAACAATTGTTGGCGCAAGGGCACAGCGTGACCCTGTGGGCGCGCACAGCAGTTGATGTGGCTGGTGCAAGTCTGGTGATCAATGACCCCGCCGCGCAAGTACCGGACACCAACGGATTACCCGAGGTACTGGACGGCGTGGTCTATTGCCCGGGCTCGATTAATCTCAAGCCGTTTGCGCGTCTGTCAGCCGATGATTTCGTGCAGGATTTTCACATCAATCTACTCGGCGCTGTGCGCACCTTGCAGGCAGTCGCGCCGCTGTTAAAAAAATCATCTAACGCCAGCGTGGTGTTATTCAGCACCGTTGCTGTCGCTATGGGTATGCCATTTCACGCGAGCATCGCCGCCAGCAAAGGTGCGGTAGAAGGGTTGGTAAAAAGTGTGGCCGCCGAGTGGGCACCGGCGATTCGCGTCAATGGCATTGCGCCTTCGCTTACCAATACTTCATTAGCAGAAAAATTAATTAATTCACCGGAAAAACGCGATGCTGCGGCTAAACGCCATCCCCTCCAAGATTTGGGTGAACCTGCCGATATTGCAGCCATGGCCGCATTTTTATTGTCGCCCCACGCACGCTGGATGACGGGCCAGATTATTGGGATGGATGGCGGTATGTCGGTGATTAAATCCTAA
- a CDS encoding flavin reductase family protein, producing the protein MHVNLDEMAQLEQRYRAHFINSLGGFKSVVMLGTQSLQGHTNLAIFSSFFHLGANPALCGLIVRPDNGNRHTLNNIMATDLYTINHVHEAIYQQAHQTSASYAAAQSEFAATGLGEEWLDGFFAPFVRESRIKMAVQLAQRIDLQVNDTILLIGKILDVYLPDAIVGSDGFVDLEAAGTLTLSGLDSYHHTQKIARLSYAKPDAPLAVIGS; encoded by the coding sequence ATGCATGTCAATCTGGATGAAATGGCGCAACTGGAGCAGCGTTATCGCGCACACTTTATTAATTCCCTCGGCGGTTTTAAAAGTGTGGTGATGCTGGGCACCCAAAGCCTGCAGGGGCATACCAACCTTGCCATATTCAGCTCGTTTTTTCACTTGGGAGCAAACCCGGCGCTTTGCGGATTAATTGTGCGCCCCGACAACGGCAATCGTCATACGCTCAACAATATTATGGCGACAGATTTGTACACCATTAATCATGTGCACGAAGCAATTTACCAACAAGCACATCAAACCTCCGCCAGTTATGCGGCAGCACAATCGGAATTTGCAGCGACAGGTTTAGGTGAAGAATGGCTGGATGGTTTTTTTGCCCCCTTTGTGCGCGAGAGTCGTATCAAAATGGCGGTGCAATTGGCGCAGCGCATCGACCTGCAAGTGAACGATACAATTTTGTTGATCGGTAAAATTCTCGATGTCTATCTGCCGGACGCCATTGTCGGCAGCGATGGTTTTGTGGATTTGGAAGCGGCAGGCACACTGACCTTGTCCGGTCTGGACTCTTACCATCACACGCAAAAAATTGCGCGGCTTTCCTATGCCAAACCGGATGCGCCCTTAGCGGTTATCGGTTCATAA